The following proteins come from a genomic window of Lycium ferocissimum isolate CSIRO_LF1 chromosome 4, AGI_CSIRO_Lferr_CH_V1, whole genome shotgun sequence:
- the LOC132052170 gene encoding LOW QUALITY PROTEIN: 2-alkenal reductase (NADP(+)-dependent)-like (The sequence of the model RefSeq protein was modified relative to this genomic sequence to represent the inferred CDS: substituted 1 base at 1 genomic stop codon), which yields MAEEVSNKQVILKHYVTGYLKESDMEFKNTTIKLNVPEGSNAVVLKNLYLSCDPYMRSRMRKIEGSYVESFTPGSPITGYGVAKVLESGDSNFQKGDLVLGRTGWEEYSIVTVTQTLFKIHDKDVPLSYYTGILGMPGLTAYAGFXEVCSPKKGETVFISAASGAVGQLVGQFAKMLGCYVVGSAGSKEKVDLLRSMFCFDEAFNYKEEQDLDAALKRYFPDGIDIYFENVGGKMLDAVLLNMKLHGRIAVCGMVSQYNLEQTEGVHNLFCLITKRIRMEGFLVFDYYHLYPKYLEMIIPQIKAGKVVYVEDVAEGLESAPSALVGLFSGRNIGKQVVMVSRE from the coding sequence ATGGCAGAAGAAGTGAGCAACAAACAGGTCATTCTAAAACACTATGTCACTGGTTACCTTAAGGAATCGGACATGGAATTCAAGAATACCACCATCAAACTGAATGTTCCAGAAGGTTCTAATGCTGTGGTTTTGAAGAATCTTTACTTGTCCTGTGACCCTTACATGCGTTCGCGCATGAGAAAAATTGAGGGTAGCTATGTTGAGTCCTTCACTCCTGGCTCTCCTATCACGGGATATGGAGTGGCTAAAGTTTTGGAGTCTGGTGATTCAAACTTCCAGAAAGGTGACTTAGTTTTGGGAAGGACTGGATGGGAGGAGTATAGTATTGTAACAGTTACTCAGACTCTGTTTAAAATTCATGACAAGGATGTCCCTCTTTCCTACTACACAGGAATCCTTGGGATGCCTGGGCTGACAGCTTATGCTGGTTTTTAAGAGGTTTGCTCCCCCAAGAAGGGAGAAACTGTCTTTATTTCAGCTGCTTCTGGAGCAGTTGGTCAGCTTGTTGGGCAATTTGCAAAGATGCTCGGTTGCTATGTTGTTGGTAGTGCTGGAAGCAAAGAAAAGGTTGATCTGTTGAGGAGCATGTTTTGTTTTGATGAAGCTTTTAACTACAAAGAGGAGCAGGATTTAGATGCAGCTCTGAAGAGGTACTTCCCTGATGGAATTGACATCTACTTTGAGAATGTTGGAGGGAAGATGCTTGATGCAGTTCTTCTGAATATGAAACTCCATGGCCGTATTGCTGTGTGTGGGATGGTCTCGCAATACAACCTTGAGCAGACTGAAGGAGTGCACAACTTGTTCTGTCTCATCACAAAACGAATCCGCATGGAAGGATTTCTTGTTTTTGATTACTATCATCTCTACCCTAAATATTTGGAAATGATCATTCCACAAATAAAGGCTGGTAAGGTTGTGTACGTGGAAGACGTAGCTGAAGGCCTCGAAAGTGCTCCCAGTGCTCTAGTTGGTCTCTTCTCTGGTCGCAATATTGGAAAGCAAGTAGTGATGGTTTCGCGTGAATGA
- the LOC132052173 gene encoding 25.3 kDa vesicle transport protein SEC22-1, with protein MVKLTMIARVTDGLPLAEGLDDSRDVPDADFYKQQVKSLFKNLSMGHNEASRMSVETGPYIFHYIIEGHVCYLTMCDRSYPKKLAFQYLEDLKNEFERVNGNQIETAARPYAFIKFDTFIQKTKKLYQDTRTQRNVAKLNDELYEVHQIMTRNVQEVLGVGEKLDQVSQMSSRLTSESRIYADKAKDLNRQALIRKWAPVAIVIGVVSLLFWAKNKIW; from the exons ATGGTGAAGTTGACTATGATTGCTCGTGTAACTGATGGGCTTCCATTAGCTGAGGGGCTGGATGATAGCCGTGATGTTCCAGATGCAGATTTCTACAAACAGCAAGTCAAGTCCTTATTCAAGAACCTCTCTATGGGCCATAATGAGGCATCAAGGATGTCCGTTGAAACTGGACCTTACATTTTCCA TTATATAATTGAAGGACACGTTTGTTATCTGACTATGTGTGATCGCTCTTATCCAAAGAAACTTGCCTTTCAGTACCTGGAAGACTTAAAAAATGAGTTTGAGCGTGTCAATGGGAATCAAATTGAAACTGCTGCTAGACCATATGCTTTTATCAAATTTG ATACATTCATACAGAAGACGAAGAAACTGTACCAGGATACCAGAACTCAACGCAATGTTGCAAAGTTGAATGATGAACTTTATGAAGTTCATCAGATAATGACTCGAAATGTACAAGAAGTTCTTGGTGTTGGTGAAAAATTGGACC AGGTCAGTCAGATGTCCAGCCGCTTGACATCAGAATCCCGCATATATGCTGATAAAGCGAAAGATTTAAATCGTCAG GCTCTGATACGGAAATGGGCTCCTGTTGCTATTGTCATTGGAGTTGTTAGTCTCCTCTTCTGGGCCAAAAATAAGATTTGGTGA
- the LOC132052174 gene encoding zinc finger CCCH domain-containing protein 62-like, translating to MEGEKQYDVSDSESDYDSDDSQDDPTFDILEETRSSLSKMSIKKNASKDMSARRNVSKALEECVEGEQEQDKIVPELDEKDQKSYETVQKIIKAGQIEKLKVEQCKVYLRKHGLRLTGSKDTLIQRIKEHTDIVDGRGEEKYPPSSFVLNCKGDACTGDVVTFEQNVYEMFNIASRSATGPPCGTRIVAGRIVKESYGAKKQQHTFTVEVLWSKGEKPLPPLHPLLIKGRNLYRLKTYRQKWDNEAERQKILSEKHARGFVARSNRGTRVREKEMRQMRKENRVSTDHKEKKTEAESKGRMPHQHQKNTEHSKGKLLHSLSVNSVNKKDQPQVELVDNGQKDEQKECRNYTTVIPENVFSRENRPEERPYQRQPLNNVNLYDPSSYREQRGFGESYTSNPSKSPLRMHNSDTHMPMWRGSSYGGNMNSNSPLRMHNSNAHNIPQWRGYKDGGYGNWDTSRSALRGHGNSQNMNYRSPQRTENWQARNGWCDAGAAKRPFQGQREEQKRPCRFYAQGRCYYGHNCKYLHDSVNI from the exons atgGAAGGGGAGAAACAGTACGATGTATCAGACAGTGAAAGTGATTATGATTCCGATGATTCACAAGATGACCCAACTTTTGACATTCTTGAGGAAACAAGATCCAGTCTTTCAAAAATGTCCATTAAAAAGAACGCTTCTAAGGATATGTCTGCCAG GCGTAATGTTTCTAAGGCTTTAGAGGAGTGCGTTGAGGGAGAGCAGGAGCAGGACAAGATAGTGCCAGAGCTTGATGAGAAAGATCAGAAGAGTTATGAAACTGTTCAGAAGATAATCAAAG CTGGTCAGATTGAGAAATTGAAAGTTGAGCAATGCAAGGTTTACCTAAGGAAGCACGGGCTGAGATTGACGGGTAGCAAAGATACACTTATTCAGCGCATTAAAGAGCACACTGA TATCGTTGATGGTCGTGGAGAGGAGAAGTATCCCCCGTCAAGTTTTGTATTGAACTGCAAAG GGGACGCGTGTACCGGGGATGTTGTTACGTTTGAACaaaatgtatatgaaat GTTCAACATTGCATCCAGGAGTGCTACTGGTCCTCCCTGCGGAACAAGAATAGTTGCAGGGCGGATTGTCAAAGAGAGCTATGGTGCTAAAAAACAGCAACATACCTTTACA GTTGAGGTATTGTGGAGTAAAGGGGAGAAACCGCTGCCTCCACTGCATCCTCTCCTCATTAAGGGAAGAAACCTCTATAGATTAAAAACATATCGACAG AAATGGGACAATGAAGCAGAAAGGCAGAAGATTTTATCAGAGAAGCATGCCAGAGGATTTGTTGCTCGGTCTAACAGGGGAACACGCGTCCGAGAGAAAGAAATGCGACAGATGCGAAAGGAAAATAG GGTAAGCACAGACCACAAGGAGAAGAAAACAGAAGCTGAGAGTAAAGGCAGGATGCCACATCAACACCAAAAGAACACAGAGCACAGTAAAGGGAAACTGCTGCATTCTCTCTCGGTGAACTCGGTAAACAAGAAAGATCAGCCTCAGGTAGAATTGGTGGACAACGGCCAAAAAGATGAACAAAAGGAATGCAGAAATTATACAACCGTCATACCGGAAAATGTCTTCTCTAGAGAAAATCGGCCAGAAGAAAGGCCTTATCAGAGGCAGCCTTTGAATAATGTGAACCTTTATGATCCAAGTTCTTACAGGGAGCAGCGAGGCTTCGGAGAAAGCTACACTTCTAATCCTTCAAAGAGTCCCTTAAGAATGCATAACTCAGATACGCATATGCCAATGTGGAGGGGCTCTAGCTATGGAGGTAACATGAACAGTAATAGTCCATTAAGAATGCACAACTCTAATGCGCATAATATTCCACAGTGGAGGGGCTACAAGGATGGAGGTTACGGAAATTGGGATACTAGTAGAAGTGCATTGCGAGGACATGGTAATTCACAAAATATGAACTATAGATCTCCACAAAGAACTGAGAACTGGCAAGCAAGGAATGGTTGGTGTGATGCAGGAGCTGCAAAGCGTCCGTTTCAAGGACAGCGAGAGGAACAAAAGAGGCCTTGCCGGTTTTATGCTCAAGGAAGATGCTACTATGGGCATAATTGCAAGTACTTGCATGATTCCGTAAATATTTAA